A genomic region of Fusarium falciforme chromosome 4, complete sequence contains the following coding sequences:
- a CDS encoding F-box domain-containing protein has translation MHSPDTLPIEIILEISSYLSFSQKSKFSRTCKRINALIEPQIWTDIELHGDGYHETRDQIKEPQPFKSPSDRVYIVSAPFTVISTGDKVWDILPYFSNLEALELYGRWDKIDQVTPEVDHPPLTKLRFAKLFGYIPRAGARWVLRSGPTLERLELGMLDRPLMTPLYPDRDPAPLPEENLAGDDESSDYGSLSAEHTFPRPLGGFLPEEGISMPILQHLYLCSSAHVEDDPWESWSAWSSRAEEASCQDWMGILMASRRTLQTLVQEHKPTLPDIELDTWCESDCLRNFHKNNDGAVSSRLAEVLEAVGVHKAEEFPELTRVYFYGIIVSKNLDSSPSEERPVGRVMKRLGQRGVRCEARRGQWSIFEDHGWVDWADWDACSDSSSITEHADPLILWDEVIASV, from the exons ATGCACTCTCCCGACACTCTCCCTATTGAAATCATCCTCGAGATCTCCTCTTATCTCTCCTTTAGTCAAAAGTCCAAGTTCAGCCGCACCTGTAAGCGCATCAACGCCCTCATCGAGCCCCAAATATGGACCGACATTGAGCTGCATGGGGATGGCTATCACGAGACCCGCGACCAGATTAAAGAGCCGCAGCCTTTCAAGTCTCCCTCGGATCGTGTATATATTG TCTCTGCACCGTTCACCGTTATCTCCACCGGTGACAAGGTCTGGGATATTCTGCCCTACTTTTCCAACCTCGAGGCCCTGGAGCTGTACGGCCGTTGGGATAAGATTGACCAAGTCACCCCTGAAGTCGATCATCCACCTCTCACCAAACTCCGCTTTGCAAAGTTGTTTGGGTATATTCCCCGGGCTGGAGCCAGATGGGTCCTCCGCTCCGGCCCAACGCTGGAGCGCCTAGAGCTCGGGATGCTGGACCGGCCACTCATGACCCCACTGTATCCTGACCGGGATCCCGCACCCTTGCCAGAGGAGAATCTCGCCGGTGACGACGAATCATCCGACTACGGGAGTTTGTCTGCGGAACACACTTTTCCTCGTCCTTTGGGTGGATTTTTGCCTGAGGAGGGCATATCAATGCCGATCCTGCAACACCTTTATCTGTGTTCGTCTGCTCACGTGGAGGATGACCCTTGGGAATCATGGTCAGCATGGTCATCGCGTGCTGAAGAGGCAAGCTGTCAGGACTGGATGGGCATCCTCATGGCCTCACGCCGGACGCTGCAGACACTGGTCCAAGAGCATAAACCGACCCTCCCGGATATTGAGCTGGATACCTGGTGCGAATCAGATTGCCTGAGAAATTTTCACAAAAACAACGATGGCGCTGTAAGCTCCAGGCTAGCTGAAGTGCTGGAAGCCGTCGGGGTGCACAAGGCTGAAGAGTTCCCTGAACTGACACGTGTCTACTTTTACGGCATTATTGTGAGCAAGAATCTTGACAGCAGCCCTTCAGAGGAACGCCCAGTTGGACGGGTGATGAAACGGCTGGGACAGCGTGGTGTCAGGTGTGAGGCTAGACGGGGCCAGTGGTCCATATTTGAGGATCATGGATGGGTGGATTGGGCGGATTGGGATGCGTGCAGCGACTCAAGCTCTATTACTGAGCATGCGGATCCCCTTATACTCTGGGATGAGGTGATAGCGAGTGTATGA
- a CDS encoding Zn(2)-C6 fungal-type domain-containing protein: MSDPKACWECHKRRLICDFASPACQKCEARGVACPGYGEKKPLKWLQPGQTRSKGKRAKKEVNVIRLTLKDPSEATSVFEAIEYFNTHICPDLVANGAGGGSNCPFILHPSEAPYIPTAIRHTMVSIALAHRVLQSEQGFEADRALFSTRLQKHRGAAIRHLASDLVPGSQPDTITLVSILTFLLAEVQQSFSSSWRQHCDAANTVVELLGGMSTILLCYPFIRPIVRYYILIEILSTTTAPVVEEARARRQMEILGFLPMAFNMGLFTTVPCAPELLVDIVFVNHLQSQAQAYEGAVFDTNLQKASLDLLQRIQSFSVESWVTSIKLNEKLNEDPNKPSKQRQAISWDWQSVAYIYQSAVALYCISSLLYPQYTQDMPQTLDEDVDIVAIRSAYLATLLSNIKDIASGSNLQLRKMLIWPLVIASIEVDVNDEASKKLICGELAWISKVVGTASPLVAHDFLSKLWKSNWIPTGYGRRSWHSIFDRPYVFVM; this comes from the exons GTGCTGGGAGTGCCACAAGAGACGCCTCATCTGTGACTTTGCAAGTCCGGCTTGTCAAAAGTGCGAGGCTAGGGGCGTTGCTTGTCCTGGGTAtggggagaagaagccgtTGAAGTGGCTGCAGCCTGGACAGACGAGGTCTAAGGGGAAGAGGGCTAAGAAGGAGGTTAATGTTATTAGGCTTACGTTGAAGGATCCGAGTGAGGCGACGAGTGTCTTTGAAGCAATCGAATACT TCAACACTCACATCTGTCCCGATCTAGTAGCCAATGGCGCTGGTGGTGGCTCCAACTGTCCCTTCATCCTACACCCCTCTGAAGCCCCCTACATCCCTACGGCCATCAGACACACCATGGTGTCGATTGCGCTAGCCCATCGTGTCCTGCAGTCGGAGCAAGGGTTTGAGGCCGACAGGGCTTTGTTCTCCACGAGGCTGCAGAAGCATCGTGGTGCAGCCATCCGACATTTGGCGAGTGACTTGGTGCCGGGGTCGCAGCCGGACACCATCACGTTGGTGTCTATCCTTACCTTTCTTTTGGCAGAG GTCCAGCAGAGCTTTTCGTCTAGCTGGCGCCAGCACTGCGATGCCGCCAACACCGTTGTGGAACTTCTTGGCGGGATGAGTACCATCTTGCTCTGCTACCCCTTTATCCGGCCTATCGTTCGTTACTACATCCT CATCGAAATCTTGAGCACCACGACAGCTCCGGTAGTTGAAGAAGCCCGAGCACGTCGTCAAATGGAAATACTCGGCTTCCTACCGATGGCCTTCAACATGGGCCTTTTCACCACAGTTCCCTGTGCCCCGGAGCTTCTCGTCGACATTGTCTTTGTCAACCACCTCCAGTCACAAGCCCAAGCCTACGAAGGAGCCGTATTCGACACCAACCTCCAAAAAGCCTCTCTAGACTTGCTCCAGAGGATTCAGTCCTTCTCTGTTGAGAGCTGGGTCACCAGCATTAAGCTCAACGAAAAGTTGAATGAAGATCCTAACAAGCCTTCGAAGCAGCGTCAGGCAATTTCGTGGGACTGGCAGAGCGTTGCGTATATTTACCAGTCTGCCGTTGCCTTGTACTGCATCTCGTCGCTACTTTATCCTCAGTATACCCAGGATATGCCCCAGACACTTGACGAAGATGTCGACATTGTAGCTATTCGATCAGCCTATCTAGCCACCCTGCTCAGCAACATCAAGGACATCGCCTCAGGTTCAAACTTGCAGCTCCGAAAAATGCTCATTTGGCCGCTGGTCATCGCAAGCATCGAGGTAGACGTGAACGATGAAGCGTCTAAAAAGCTCATCTGTGGTGAACTGGCTTGGATTAGCAAGGTGGTGGGAACGGCTTCGCCACTCGTTGCACACGACTTCTTGTCAAAGCTTTGGAAGTCGAACTGGATTCCCACTGGGTatgggagaagaagctggcaTAGCATTTTTGATAGGCCGTATGTGTTTGTCATGTAA
- a CDS encoding MFS domain-containing protein, with amino-acid sequence MRHTHQSNGKTDPVDHVEASDNGELPKAIDKALAEGEAVQMRSELDNLPILKALRIYWRIALICMMAAFSAALEGYQLALANAIVSNKGFIRQMSNGGTKLNPTHVAVWGGMLSTGQFVGVGLLQIVIDKIGRRFAMHITWLSLAVSVALESAATNWLYWLFARLIGGAGLGMMQATYPVYISENAPTQIRGFLTTSYMLWYVCSQIFAPLALRQLAFTDPYNFQVPIRTQWGMLGGMLLINLFCLPESPWWLVQRGMFDKAEKVLAKTHKGVPGYDVKNELSIIIATVEHKRESTAEDKSQYREIFRGIHLWRLFICFWPKAMQQLAGQSVTKNYGTYFFQLAGNDDPFTVTVVLAVCQLLGVLTTTLMSDRFGRRWLTIGLFGAGAISMLAIGILGSFDYQSKQLGNVLVFWGCVSNYGIIGGAGISYSYVAEIPTQRLRARTASIALMGSFVLGIAFNYTVPLMLKAWSVRTGYLYASPSAALIMLIQNVTDLTSFGAAGVISCVVGFFVLPEIACRTPAEIDEMFEDKIAPRKFRKHVTQVQVFLEEKGPKEHMPPEDKA; translated from the exons ATGCGACATACCCATCAGTCCAACGGGAAGACGGACCCTGTCGATCATGTCGAAGCATCCGACAATGGCGAGCTTCCAAAGGCCATCGACAAGGCGCTGGCAGAGGGCGAAGCGGTCCAGATGCGATCCGAGTTGGATAACTTGCCCATCCTGAAAGCTTTGCGTATATACTGGCGCATAGCTTTAATCTGTATGATGGCTGCGTTCAGTGCCGCTCTGGAAGGTTACC AACTTGCGCTTGCGAACGCTATTGTCTCGAATAAAGGCTTCATTCGACAAATGTCCAACGGAGGCACCAAGCTCAACCCTACACATGTGGCTGTTTGGGGAGGCATGCTATCGACTGGTCAATTTGTCGGTGTAGGCCTCCTTCAGATAGTCATTGACAAGATTGGGCGCAGGTTTGCCATGCACATCACCTGGCTTTCTCTTGCAGTC TCGGTGGCCCTGGAGTCCGCTGCCACGAACTGGCTCTACTGGCTCTTCGCCAGGCTGATCGGAGGAGCTGGCCTCGGCATGATGCAGGCTACCTATCCCGTTTACATTTCCGAAAACGCGCCAACCCAGATTCGAGGTTTCCTGACTACTTCGTACATGCT CTGGTATGTTTGTTCGCAGATATTCGCCCCGTTGGCCTTGCGACAACTGGCCTTCACGGACCCGTATAACTTCCAGGTCCCCATCCGCACCCAGTGGGGAATGCTGGGCGGTATGCTCCTCATTAACCTCTTCTGCCTCCCGGAAAGCCCTT GGTGGCTTGTCCAGCGGGGCATGTTTGACAAGGCGGAAAAGGTGCTTGCCAAGACACACAAAGGTGTTCCGGGCTACGATGTAAAAAACGAATTG TCCATTATCATCGCTACGGTTGAGCACAAGCGAGAATCCACGGCCGAGGACAAGAGCCAATATCGGGAAATTTTCCGAGGAATTCACCTTTGGCGACTCTTCATTTGCTTCTGGCCCAAGGCGATGCAGCAGCTGGCAGGACAGAGTGTCACCAAAAATTATGGCACATACTTCT TCCAGTTGGCTGGAAATGACGATCCTTTCACCGTAACGGTCGTGCTCGCTGTTTGTCAGCTTTTGGGCGTTCTCACAACTACCTTGATGTCGGATAGATTTGGCCGGCGCTGGCTTACTATCGGCCTCTTTGGGGCCGGAGCCATCTCGATGCTCGCCATCGGTATTCTTGGATCCTTCGACTACCAGAGCAAACAACTCGGTAATGTCTTG GTATTCTGGGGGTGCGTGTCTAATTACGGAATTATTGGTGGCGCCGGCATTTCTTATTCTTACGTCGCCGAAATACCTACCCAACGACTGCGGGCACGAACTGCTTCTATAGCCTTGATGGGCTCTTTCGTTCTCGGGATTGCCTTCAACTACACGGTTCCACTCATGCTCAAAGCTTGGAGTGTTAGAACGGGATACTTGTATGCTAGCCCTTCCGCTGCTCTCATCATGCTTATACAGAATGTCACTGACCTCACCAGCTTCGGAGCCGCCGGTGTCATCTCGTGCGTCGTCGGATTCTTTGTCCTGCCGGAAATTGCCTGCCGAACCCCTGCCGAGATAGATGAGATGTTTGAAGACAAGATCGCGCCTCGCAAGTTCCGCAAGCATGTCACACAGGTCCAGGTGTTTCTTGAGGAAAAGGGGCCCAAGGAGCACATGCCTCCAGAAGACAAAGCCTAA
- a CDS encoding MFS domain-containing protein, translated as MTFWSLISPDLPKIFLKPMIAPPATPEAEALQLRARVQWFSDYINGHLLETHHGARIEDIETGSDLAALLGSRLNLSPTDQATLQEQARGQNVLDALSSSDLSPAQVQVGLLPSHAEPGHSGLEPPSLGVQIDGSITTSPIDSDSARPTGRQVSYQSSTDTHDLEADSFAAGHGLPADAAARRFVDAYFRNVNGAYPFVNQAKILENLETLGDLAQRLRDSQSTLLYLVMSIGCTTLERASRVPRDTAKQFKVAYAEIIQECVCRDSIESVQILMLLALYSLFDPAGALVYSIVGIAARQAITIGLARRPADENTYPPAETELRHRLYWSIFALDRMMAVSQGLPVALPDNADVPFPGLTVEEFASGERITYARRLQTSRHVIQLRQLEGRILEQIHFRREADIAELTPLDRRATLSSLRATIEDWHSQGCLMSPIGGDNTTIHSTTTWLSARYYYLLLLLYYPNHFNSSAGAVSRQELQQFAQRQLQATSALFQQQQLPLNCNTLYRLMPICLVLIRHFPSWPRDEVAVALSVLEAFPKEWSLAHRAAQVVRQFAGVISGGMAAFFSDEAVFPLGAAGGATTTGENAAGEVYGGKESLPVLMKPCIARLTSLMQEMMGKSTCFQFVEYPSDDNKRADSQGAAISHQKPHQPYLQQQLQQQALPPVMSQVAINRDEMDGIQQVGVGDDDVIGYGWGAIDLDFL; from the exons ATGACTTTCTGGTCTCTCATCTCGCCCGATTTACCCAAGATCTTTCTCAAGCCCATGAT TGCACCACCGGCTACCCCTGAAGCCGAGGCATTACAGTTGAGAGCACGGGTCCAATGGTTCAGTGATTACATCAATGGGCACCTCCTTGAAACACATCATGGTGCAAGAATTGAGGACATTGAGACTGGGTCGGACCTTGCCGCCCTACTTGGGAGTCGGCTGAATCTCAGTCCCACGGACCAAGCTACCCTCCAGGAGCAGGCTCGAGGTCAGAACGTACTTGATGCATTGTCATCATCTGATCTTTCCCCGGCTCAAGTCCAAGTTGGCTTACTTCCGAGCCACGCCGAGCCAGGGCACTCCGGTTTGGAGCCACCGAGTCTCGGTGTTCAAATCGACGGAAGCATTACGACTTCACCTATTGATTCCGACAGTGCTCGCCCAACTGGCCGCCAAGTATCTTATCAGAGCTCAACAGACACACACGATCTAGAGGCCGATAGCTTCGCGGCAGGTCACGGTCTGCCAGCAGATGCGGCAGCTCGCCGCTTTGTCGACGCCTACTTTCGGAACGTCAACGGAGCATACCCCTTTGTGAACCAGGCCAAGATACTTGAGAATCTTGAGACTCTAGGTGACCTTGCTCAAAGGCTTCGTGACTCCCAGTCTACTCTCCTTTATCTGGTCATGTCCATAGGTTGCACCACTCTGGAGCGAGCCAGCCGGGTCCCTAGAGACACGGCAAAACAGTTCAAGGTGGCATACGCCGAGATCATCCAAGAGTGCGTCTGCCGGGACAGCATCGAGTCGGTCCAGATCTTGATGCTGTTAGCGCTTTACTCACTGTTTGACCCGGCTGGAGCATTGGTATACTCCATTGTCGGAATTGCGGCACGGCAGGCTATTACGATAGGTCTGGCTCGTCGACCAGCAGATGAAAATACCTATCCGCCAGCTGAAACAGAGCTACGCCACCGTCTTTACTGGAGCATCTTCGCTCTCGATCGCATGATGGCTGTGTCACAAGGTCTACCCGTGGCTCTTCCGGATAATGCTGACGTGCCATTTCCCGGTCTGACCGTCGAAGAATTTGCCAGCGGGGAGAGAATAACGTACGCCAGGAGACTGCAGACAAGCCGACACGTCATCCAGTTACGCCAGCTGGAAGGCCGAATATTGGAGCAGATTCATTTCAGAAGAGAGGCCGACATTGCGGAACTGACACCCTTGGATAGGCGAGCAACGCTGAGCAGTTTGCGGGCGACCATCGAGGATTGGCATAGTCAAGGATGTCTGATGTCACCGATAGGGGGCGATAACACCACCATTCATAGCACCACAACTTGGCTCAGCGCGCGGTACTACTACCTGCTCCTTCTATTATACTATCCGAACCACTTTAACAGCTCGGCCGGAGCTGTGTCACGGCAAGAGCTACAGCAATTCGCGCAGCGCCAGCTTCAGGCCACGTCGGCGCTcttccagcagcaacagctaCCCCTCAACTGCAACACGCTCTACAGGCTTATGCCTATATGTCTGGTCTTGAT TCGACATTTCCCTTCCTGGCCCAGGGATGAGGTTGCGGTCGCGCTATCAGTCCTGGAAGCGTTCCCAAAGGAGTGGAGCCTCGCACACCGAGCGGCGCAAGTAGTGCGTCAGTTTGCCGGTGTCATATCGGGCGGGAtggcggccttcttctcagaTGAGGCAGTGTTCCCTTTAGGAGCTGCCGGAGGCGCAACCACCACTGGCGAGAACGCTGCAGGAGAGGTTTACGGAGGCAAAGAGAGTCTACCGGTTTTGATGAAGCCTTGCATTGCACGACTGACATCACTGATGCAGGAGATGATGGGGAAGTCAACGTGCTTCCAGTTTGTCGAGTATCCATCCGATGACAATAAGCGAGCAGATAGTCAAGGGGCGGCCATTTCCCATCAGAAACCACATCAACCGTACCTCCAGCAGCAACTCCAGCAGCAGGCCCTACCCCCGGTCATGAGCCAGGTGGCCATAAACCGGGATGAAATGGATGGCATTCAGCAGGTTGGTGTAGGGGATGACGATGTGATCGGTTACGGCTGGGGCGCGATAGATTTGGATTTTCTATGA